The proteins below come from a single Corynebacterium cystitidis genomic window:
- a CDS encoding 1-phosphofructokinase family hexose kinase produces MIVTFTANPSVDATLSLESPLKRGEVQRPICAHRSAGGKGVNVANALHRGGVSTIALFPAAAHDPFIALTQAAGIPFRNISVESAVRTNTAVTEPDGTTTKLNEPGATLNNVNLKQLEELLVSFAPQATAIVLSGSLPPGAPIDWYATLVGKCIEANPKAFTAVDTSDEPLKAVAEQLHKCAPTLLKPNGIELGQLTGFDGETIEHEAAHGNWRPAIKAARPLIDAGVQEILLTLGSAGAVLITADKAWQATPPPTQVVSTVGAGDCSLAGYLRARTSGEDQATALRWAVAYGSAAAGLPGTEIPGPELANFSETTVHTMSTLT; encoded by the coding sequence ATGATCGTGACTTTTACCGCCAATCCAAGCGTCGACGCGACACTCAGCCTGGAAAGTCCTTTAAAACGGGGAGAGGTCCAGCGGCCCATTTGCGCGCACCGGAGCGCCGGAGGAAAGGGAGTCAATGTCGCCAACGCACTACATCGTGGCGGTGTGTCTACGATTGCACTATTCCCCGCGGCAGCTCATGACCCCTTTATCGCGCTCACTCAAGCAGCGGGCATACCGTTTAGAAATATCAGTGTTGAAAGCGCAGTTCGAACCAATACAGCTGTCACTGAACCCGACGGCACAACGACTAAGCTCAACGAGCCTGGGGCAACGTTGAACAACGTTAACCTGAAGCAACTAGAAGAACTCCTCGTCAGTTTCGCCCCGCAGGCCACTGCCATAGTACTGTCAGGGTCTCTTCCACCTGGTGCTCCGATAGATTGGTACGCCACTCTTGTCGGAAAGTGCATTGAAGCAAACCCGAAGGCTTTCACGGCAGTGGATACTTCCGATGAGCCTTTGAAGGCGGTCGCAGAGCAGTTGCATAAGTGCGCGCCGACGCTGCTCAAACCGAATGGTATCGAGTTGGGTCAGCTCACCGGATTCGATGGTGAAACTATCGAGCACGAAGCAGCTCATGGGAACTGGAGACCGGCAATCAAGGCTGCTCGCCCCCTCATAGATGCGGGAGTACAGGAAATTCTTCTCACCCTCGGCAGCGCAGGTGCGGTGCTTATTACCGCAGATAAAGCGTGGCAGGCTACTCCGCCACCTACCCAAGTCGTCTCCACAGTTGGCGCCGGTGACTGTTCGCTCGCCGGCTATCTGCGTGCGCGTACCTCTGGCGAGGACCAGGCGACCGCGTTGCGCTGGGCTGTCGCATACGGCTCCGCCGCAGCAGGCCTTCCCGGTACGGAAATACCAGGGCCCGAACTTGCCAATTTTTCTGAAACAACCGTCCACACCATGTCAACCCTTACTTAA
- a CDS encoding HPr family phosphocarrier protein, with protein MASKTVKVGSSVGLHARPATVIAEAAAEYDDEILLVLASDEDEEADAASSLMIMALGAEQGDEVIVSSDNEEAVEKIAALIESDLDA; from the coding sequence ATGGCATCAAAAACCGTCAAGGTAGGTTCCTCTGTAGGCCTGCACGCGCGCCCCGCCACCGTAATCGCTGAGGCAGCTGCGGAGTACGATGATGAAATCTTGCTTGTCTTAGCTTCCGACGAAGACGAAGAGGCCGACGCTGCCTCGTCTCTGATGATCATGGCTCTTGGCGCTGAGCAAGGCGATGAGGTCATTGTTTCCTCCGATAACGAGGAAGCCGTCGAAAAGATCGCGGCATTGATCGAGTCTGACCTAGACGCTTAA
- the hflX gene encoding GTPase HflX: MNQVPNNNQTQSHEELLEQAFRDNAPQPSSTRDDSPTVGELDLEVRNAFRRVERSDSVRSRDAEDIYEVEYRKLRLEQVILVGVWTEGTTAEVEANMAELAALAETAGAEVIDMLYQKRDRPDPGTFIGSGKVKDLRQIVEATGADTVVFDGELSPGQLVALEEALKTKVIDRTMLILDIFAQHAQSKEGKAQVSLAQMQYLYTRTRGWGGNLSRQAGGRAGSNGGVGLRGPGETRIEADRRRLRTDMAKIRKELTAMKTAREIKRSRRQASTLPKIAIAGYTNAGKSSLINAMTDAGVLVEDALFATLDPATRKAQLADGRSIVITDTVGFVRHLPTQLVEAFKSTLEEVLGADLMLHVVDGSDPFPLKQIDAVNTVISEIVRETGEEAPPEIIVVNKIDKADPLTLAEVRHALADTHNVVFVSAATREGLDELEARIEQFLNTLDRHVELLVPYTRGDIVSRVHNEGTVRSEEHTAEGTRIDVRLPQVLADQYAEFVADEDLDDNQDS; this comes from the coding sequence ATGAACCAAGTGCCGAACAATAACCAGACGCAATCCCACGAGGAACTGTTAGAGCAGGCGTTTCGTGACAACGCGCCCCAGCCATCGTCGACACGCGATGACAGCCCCACCGTAGGCGAGCTTGATCTTGAAGTACGCAACGCGTTCAGAAGGGTTGAGCGCTCTGACTCGGTGCGCTCGCGCGATGCGGAAGACATCTACGAGGTGGAATACCGCAAACTACGTCTGGAGCAGGTCATCCTGGTGGGGGTGTGGACTGAAGGCACCACCGCAGAAGTAGAAGCGAATATGGCCGAGCTGGCAGCGTTGGCGGAAACAGCCGGTGCTGAAGTGATCGACATGCTGTATCAGAAACGAGATCGGCCTGATCCAGGCACGTTTATCGGCTCGGGCAAGGTGAAAGATTTGCGCCAGATCGTGGAGGCAACAGGTGCTGACACAGTCGTGTTCGACGGCGAGCTTTCACCAGGCCAGCTGGTCGCGCTTGAGGAAGCGTTGAAAACCAAGGTGATCGACCGCACCATGTTGATTTTGGATATCTTCGCTCAGCACGCCCAGTCTAAGGAGGGCAAAGCCCAGGTCTCGCTGGCACAGATGCAGTACCTCTACACCCGTACCCGTGGTTGGGGCGGTAACCTGTCGCGCCAGGCCGGCGGACGTGCCGGATCCAATGGTGGTGTGGGCCTACGTGGACCTGGTGAAACCCGGATTGAGGCGGACCGTCGCAGGCTGCGCACGGACATGGCCAAGATCCGCAAAGAGCTAACGGCGATGAAAACGGCGCGTGAGATTAAGCGCTCGCGTCGGCAAGCGTCCACCTTGCCCAAGATTGCGATTGCGGGCTACACCAACGCGGGCAAGTCCTCGCTGATTAACGCGATGACGGACGCCGGAGTGCTGGTTGAAGATGCCCTCTTTGCAACCCTGGATCCAGCCACGCGCAAGGCGCAGTTAGCCGACGGCCGATCCATCGTGATTACCGATACCGTTGGTTTCGTGCGGCACTTGCCGACGCAGCTGGTTGAGGCTTTCAAGTCCACCCTCGAAGAAGTCCTGGGTGCAGATCTGATGCTGCACGTAGTCGACGGATCTGATCCGTTCCCGCTGAAGCAGATTGATGCTGTCAACACAGTCATCTCCGAGATCGTGCGCGAAACAGGGGAGGAAGCACCACCTGAGATCATTGTGGTCAACAAAATTGACAAGGCTGATCCCTTGACCTTGGCGGAGGTGCGGCACGCGCTGGCCGACACTCACAATGTAGTTTTTGTCTCCGCCGCCACGCGCGAGGGGCTCGACGAGCTCGAGGCACGCATTGAACAATTCCTCAACACTCTCGACCGCCACGTTGAGCTTCTGGTGCCATACACCCGCGGAGATATCGTCTCGCGCGTGCACAACGAAGGAACCGTGCGCTCCGAGGAACACACAGCCGAAGGCACGCGTATCGACGTTCGCCTGCCGCAAGTCCTGGCGGACCAATACGCCGAATTTGTTGCGGACGAGGATCTAGATGATAATCAAGATTCGTGA
- a CDS encoding GNAT family N-acetyltransferase yields MAGVRRRGSQGDHRVSHVLYPVMLARPVRGAGGELTPSEAVSAYAFSSTLSIQDITGDPTSGTTASRLVVRLQGSEESDALLFALCASPPGPRPTGRFGLPEIPSTGDAGQPLDYAAWVMISLPLLEDLHVIEAHITMDSSIAPLPGQPWDAEVHEAWQAALDLVDTLAHHTARPIRQLWITHPPDTPGPNIPGYHRAHTEYQAKLDLSVATDAQGSWADSVTLADDMNFGPDIRESMSDMYRLASEQLPRGDLVMDTIQWTPQRIAQASSRLADKQGEQITALITDPSDSTAVIAFSEVTRFAGAESRVVELGATFVRHQWRGQGLGRSAMMSAVSQAQQRWPETRVGYTSYPEGVPQVEALNASLNGEIISATTAWQKLGDYRA; encoded by the coding sequence GTGGCAGGAGTTCGCCGACGTGGCAGCCAAGGCGATCACCGAGTAAGCCACGTGCTCTACCCCGTGATGCTTGCCCGCCCTGTTCGTGGGGCAGGCGGAGAACTTACACCATCTGAGGCGGTCAGTGCCTACGCGTTTTCCTCCACCCTGTCGATCCAGGACATCACTGGTGATCCCACCTCCGGCACCACGGCCTCACGCCTCGTGGTGCGTCTCCAAGGTTCGGAAGAATCCGACGCCCTGTTGTTTGCGTTATGCGCCTCTCCCCCAGGGCCTCGGCCAACGGGGCGATTTGGGCTGCCCGAGATCCCATCAACAGGAGATGCTGGGCAGCCCCTCGACTACGCGGCCTGGGTGATGATCTCGCTGCCTCTGTTGGAGGACCTGCACGTGATCGAGGCCCACATCACCATGGATTCATCGATTGCCCCTCTACCCGGCCAGCCGTGGGATGCAGAAGTCCATGAGGCGTGGCAGGCAGCTCTTGATCTCGTCGATACGCTCGCACATCACACTGCCCGGCCGATCCGGCAACTGTGGATTACCCACCCGCCAGATACCCCCGGCCCCAATATTCCCGGCTACCACCGGGCCCACACCGAATACCAGGCAAAACTGGACCTCTCAGTGGCGACCGATGCGCAAGGATCTTGGGCAGACAGCGTCACACTCGCCGACGACATGAACTTCGGGCCTGACATACGCGAATCCATGTCCGACATGTACAGGCTCGCTTCTGAACAACTCCCCCGCGGCGACCTGGTCATGGACACCATCCAGTGGACCCCACAGCGCATCGCCCAAGCCTCCAGTCGCCTAGCAGACAAACAGGGCGAACAGATCACCGCGCTGATCACTGACCCTTCAGACTCCACAGCCGTTATTGCGTTTAGCGAAGTCACACGCTTTGCCGGCGCCGAATCCCGCGTGGTGGAACTCGGCGCCACCTTCGTTCGCCACCAGTGGCGAGGGCAAGGGCTGGGCCGCTCCGCGATGATGAGCGCCGTCAGCCAGGCACAGCAACGCTGGCCTGAAACACGCGTTGGCTACACCTCGTACCCGGAAGGTGTCCCCCAGGTGGAGGCGCTCAACGCGTCGCTTAACGGCGAGATTATCTCGGCGACGACAGCGTGGCAGAAACTTGGAGACTATCGCGCCTGA
- the miaA gene encoding tRNA (adenosine(37)-N6)-dimethylallyltransferase MiaA — MTDDKHPPVPIAVVGPTASGKSALGIALAHELGGEVVNVDSMQLYRGMDIGTAKLPLAEREGIPHHLLDIWDVTQTASVAQYQQLAVRAVEQLRDRGVTPILVGGSMLYVQSLVDAWQFPPTDPVVRATYEARLEDIGIDNLHAELADIDPEAAAIIEDKDPRRTVRALEVIQLTGKPYQASQPPKDAPPRWGTRLLGLRTEPDWLNPRIELRTHQMFEQGLIDEVRTLVDDHGLTADSTAGRAIGYAQVLDMFAGRLTPTDMVERTITGTRRYVRRQRAWFNRDQRIRWLDATRNDVVGAALEFLG; from the coding sequence GTGACTGATGATAAGCATCCGCCTGTTCCGATCGCGGTGGTCGGGCCAACGGCATCTGGAAAGTCTGCTTTGGGTATCGCTTTAGCTCATGAACTAGGTGGTGAGGTGGTCAATGTTGATTCAATGCAGCTGTACCGCGGCATGGATATTGGTACTGCGAAACTACCGCTGGCTGAACGCGAGGGGATCCCACACCACCTGTTAGACATCTGGGATGTGACCCAAACCGCGTCGGTGGCGCAGTATCAACAGCTCGCTGTCCGTGCGGTGGAGCAGCTGCGAGACCGCGGTGTTACCCCCATCCTTGTGGGGGGATCTATGTTGTATGTGCAGTCGTTGGTGGATGCTTGGCAGTTTCCACCGACAGATCCAGTCGTGCGTGCCACCTATGAGGCACGCTTGGAAGATATCGGCATCGACAATTTGCATGCCGAACTTGCTGACATTGATCCCGAGGCGGCGGCGATCATCGAGGATAAAGATCCCCGCCGGACGGTACGCGCTTTGGAAGTGATCCAATTGACCGGGAAGCCTTACCAGGCTTCGCAACCTCCGAAGGACGCCCCGCCGCGCTGGGGCACACGCCTGTTGGGGCTGCGTACCGAGCCTGACTGGTTGAATCCACGCATTGAGTTACGCACGCACCAGATGTTTGAGCAGGGGCTTATCGACGAAGTTCGCACGCTTGTCGACGACCACGGCCTCACCGCCGATTCCACCGCGGGCCGCGCGATTGGTTATGCGCAGGTCTTGGACATGTTTGCGGGCCGGTTGACACCGACGGATATGGTGGAGCGCACCATCACAGGTACGCGTCGCTACGTGCGTCGGCAGCGTGCGTGGTTTAATCGCGATCAGCGCATCAGGTGGCTCGACGCGACCCGTAATGATGTGGTGGGCGCTGCACTAGAATTCTTGGGGTGA
- a CDS encoding uracil-xanthine permease family protein, with the protein MTNQLGWNLHGDGKKILPGAVVSPNERLDWPRTIGIGMQHVVAMFGATLLVPTLTGFPVNTTLLFSGLGTIIFLLITRNRLPSYLGSSFAFIAPLSASAQYGIEAQITGVLCTGVALIIVGFIVKAAGKRVIDAVMPPAVTGAIVALIGFNLAPTAVANVETQPLVAGVTLATIIIFTVAMRGMATRLAILIGVVVGWVFAAATGNLAEGAGETIANAPWIGLPTFHFPNFDPAVAIPAILVTLPVLVVLIAENVGHVKAVSEMTRTDLDDLAGDALIGDGIATSLAGAFGGSGTTTYAENIGVMAATRVYSTAAYWVAAVFAIALAFIPKFGALIFTIPTGVLGGACLVLYGLIGMLGVRIWQDNNVNFNNPVNLTAAAVAMVVGIGNLSLTVSGVPLEGIALGSVGIIVLYPIMKWAYTTVGEGQQHARF; encoded by the coding sequence GTGACTAACCAACTGGGCTGGAACCTCCACGGTGACGGCAAAAAGATTCTTCCCGGGGCGGTTGTTTCCCCCAACGAGCGGCTTGATTGGCCGCGAACAATCGGTATCGGCATGCAACACGTGGTTGCGATGTTCGGTGCAACACTGCTGGTGCCAACGCTGACTGGCTTCCCAGTAAACACCACTTTGCTATTCTCCGGGTTAGGCACGATCATCTTCCTGCTGATCACGCGTAACCGACTACCGTCATACTTGGGCTCCTCATTCGCGTTCATCGCCCCGCTGAGTGCCTCGGCCCAGTACGGAATTGAGGCACAGATCACCGGCGTGCTGTGCACAGGCGTCGCACTGATCATTGTGGGTTTCATAGTGAAAGCTGCAGGAAAACGCGTCATAGATGCGGTGATGCCGCCTGCTGTTACTGGCGCAATTGTCGCGCTGATCGGATTCAACTTGGCACCTACGGCGGTGGCCAATGTGGAGACCCAGCCACTAGTAGCAGGCGTTACCTTGGCCACGATCATTATTTTCACCGTGGCCATGCGGGGGATGGCGACGCGCCTCGCAATTCTGATTGGCGTGGTTGTCGGCTGGGTTTTCGCAGCTGCCACCGGGAACCTAGCCGAGGGGGCGGGGGAGACTATCGCGAACGCGCCGTGGATAGGGCTGCCCACCTTTCACTTCCCCAATTTCGATCCTGCGGTGGCAATTCCAGCAATCCTTGTCACCCTCCCTGTGCTTGTCGTTTTAATCGCGGAGAACGTGGGCCACGTCAAGGCTGTGTCTGAAATGACAAGGACCGACCTTGATGACCTCGCCGGCGACGCTTTAATCGGCGATGGAATTGCAACAAGCTTGGCTGGTGCTTTCGGCGGCTCAGGTACCACCACCTACGCAGAAAATATTGGCGTGATGGCCGCGACCCGCGTGTACTCCACAGCAGCATACTGGGTGGCAGCCGTCTTCGCTATCGCCCTGGCGTTCATCCCGAAATTCGGCGCGTTGATCTTCACCATCCCCACCGGTGTCCTTGGAGGAGCCTGTCTCGTGCTCTACGGATTGATCGGCATGTTGGGCGTGCGCATCTGGCAGGATAATAACGTCAACTTCAATAACCCAGTCAACCTCACTGCAGCGGCAGTGGCCATGGTGGTGGGCATCGGCAATCTATCGCTTACTGTTAGTGGCGTTCCACTCGAGGGAATCGCGCTGGGCTCGGTCGGCATCATCGTGCTGTACCCAATCATGAAGTGGGCTTATACCACCGTCGGTGAGGGACAACAGCACGCCAGGTTCTAA
- a CDS encoding DUF349 domain-containing protein, which yields MPTPSTPSPQPSDNSGAPHTPSPAAIAKRGPKPGPRPTPGAAHRPTSSPVPVSAPEPTDPSKFGRIADDGTVYVTQGGTERAIGSWQAGTPEEGLAHYGQRFDDLATEVELLEARLVAHPDDAAAIRESAEQIRSGLSDQAVIGDLDGLEKRLDAVIAHSDEAGEKAKKAKAERRAAAIKRKEELAAEAEDLAENSTEWKVAGDRIRAILEEWKTIRGIDRKTDDQLWKRYSRARDSFNRRRGSHFAELDRTRATAKKKKEELVERAEALQDSTDWNETARAYRDLMSEWKAAGRAPRGDDDKLWAKFRAAQDHFFDARNAVNDERDREFEANAEAKDKLLAEYDSQIDPSQGLEQAKNKLRELQEKWEEIGYVPRGKVREYEDKISAVEKRVSDAEESRWRRTDPEAQARVDQFQSKADDLQAQADKAAADGNEKKATELREQAKQWQEFADVAAKAITE from the coding sequence ATGCCTACCCCGTCGACTCCTTCCCCTCAGCCTTCCGACAACAGCGGCGCCCCACACACGCCTTCACCGGCGGCGATAGCAAAGCGTGGCCCCAAGCCAGGCCCACGCCCAACACCGGGTGCTGCCCACCGTCCTACCTCATCACCTGTCCCCGTATCTGCGCCAGAGCCCACCGACCCGTCGAAGTTCGGGCGCATCGCCGACGACGGCACAGTGTATGTCACCCAGGGTGGCACCGAGCGGGCGATCGGCTCGTGGCAGGCTGGAACCCCAGAGGAGGGACTAGCGCACTACGGCCAGCGATTCGACGATCTGGCAACCGAGGTTGAGCTGCTTGAAGCCCGCTTGGTTGCACACCCAGACGATGCCGCCGCAATCAGGGAGTCTGCTGAACAGATCCGCTCCGGCTTGAGCGATCAGGCTGTAATCGGAGACCTCGATGGGCTGGAAAAACGCCTCGATGCGGTGATCGCGCACTCCGATGAAGCCGGCGAAAAAGCCAAAAAAGCGAAGGCTGAACGCCGAGCTGCCGCAATCAAACGCAAAGAGGAACTCGCCGCCGAAGCCGAGGACCTGGCAGAAAACTCCACCGAGTGGAAGGTTGCTGGCGACCGGATCCGCGCCATCTTAGAGGAGTGGAAGACGATCCGCGGGATCGACCGCAAGACCGATGACCAGCTGTGGAAGCGCTACTCGCGTGCGCGCGACTCATTCAACCGCCGTCGTGGCTCCCACTTCGCCGAGCTGGACCGCACCCGCGCCACAGCAAAGAAGAAGAAAGAAGAACTCGTCGAACGCGCCGAAGCTTTGCAAGATTCTACCGACTGGAATGAGACGGCACGCGCCTACCGCGACCTGATGAGTGAGTGGAAGGCCGCAGGCCGTGCTCCGCGCGGTGACGACGACAAACTTTGGGCAAAATTCCGAGCCGCCCAAGACCACTTCTTCGACGCCCGCAACGCAGTCAACGACGAACGCGACCGCGAATTTGAAGCTAACGCCGAGGCTAAAGACAAACTGCTGGCCGAGTATGACTCCCAGATCGACCCGTCACAGGGCTTGGAACAGGCGAAAAACAAGCTGCGCGAACTACAAGAAAAGTGGGAAGAAATCGGCTACGTGCCGCGCGGCAAGGTCCGCGAATACGAAGACAAGATATCGGCTGTAGAAAAGCGCGTCAGCGATGCAGAAGAATCGCGTTGGCGCCGCACCGACCCGGAAGCGCAGGCACGTGTGGACCAGTTCCAGTCCAAGGCTGATGACCTGCAGGCCCAGGCCGACAAGGCCGCGGCCGACGGTAATGAAAAAAAGGCCACCGAGCTGCGCGAGCAAGCGAAGCAGTGGCAGGAGTTCGCCGACGTGGCAGCCAAGGCGATCACCGAGTAA
- a CDS encoding DeoR/GlpR family DNA-binding transcription regulator, protein MYAEERRRQIASLTAVEGRVNVTELAQKFEVTAETIRRDLAVLDRDGFVHRVHGGAVASQSFLTTEFPLDTRFRSSPTAKSAIAREAMKYLPTNGGGIFLDAGTTINGLADLITEHPGAKTWSIVTNSLPIALELSGAGLDNVQLLGGSVRAITQAVVGDTALRTLALMRAEVAFIGTNALTIDHGLSTADAQEAAVKSSMVTNARQVVVLCDSTKLGNDYLVSFASLDQVDVIVTDADAPESFISELRERGVEVILAD, encoded by the coding sequence ATGTACGCAGAGGAACGTCGTCGACAGATTGCTTCACTCACTGCAGTTGAAGGCCGCGTGAACGTCACAGAGCTGGCACAGAAGTTTGAGGTCACTGCGGAAACAATCCGTCGAGACTTGGCAGTGCTCGATCGCGATGGTTTTGTTCACCGTGTCCACGGTGGCGCAGTAGCCAGCCAATCCTTTCTCACTACTGAATTTCCTTTGGATACACGATTCCGGTCCTCACCTACTGCCAAATCCGCAATCGCACGCGAAGCAATGAAATATCTCCCCACTAACGGCGGCGGAATTTTTCTTGACGCAGGTACCACAATTAATGGGTTGGCCGATCTCATTACGGAACATCCGGGGGCAAAGACCTGGTCGATCGTGACTAATTCGCTCCCCATTGCGCTAGAGCTTTCCGGGGCAGGACTCGACAATGTCCAATTACTTGGCGGGAGCGTGCGTGCAATCACGCAAGCAGTAGTCGGCGACACTGCACTGCGCACGCTAGCTCTCATGCGCGCGGAAGTTGCGTTTATTGGCACCAATGCACTGACCATCGACCATGGACTTTCCACTGCTGATGCCCAGGAAGCTGCTGTGAAGTCATCCATGGTGACAAATGCTCGACAAGTGGTGGTGCTGTGTGATTCCACCAAGCTGGGCAATGACTATCTTGTCAGCTTCGCTTCGCTGGACCAGGTGGATGTGATTGTGACGGACGCTGATGCGCCAGAGTCGTTTATCAGCGAGCTTCGTGAACGTGGTGTGGAAGTCATCTTAGCGGACTAA
- a CDS encoding PTS fructose transporter subunit IIABC → MNNPLITQELVSLDVDFGSSTNDVIKRLAKSIADCGRATDAHALAHDAIARETKAGTGVNGQVAIPHCRSAAVIEPTLAFARLTRPVDFGGPDGDADLVFLIAAPDGGGKEHLKILSKLARALVRGEFINQLRGARTDDEIVQAVLSVTNAKKSSAKKAPSTSTSNVQPAVRTIIAVTACPTGIAHTYMAADSLQQAADKRDDVTLFVETQGSSGGEQLDPAVIDSADAVIFAVDVAVRDKERFAGKPLIQSPVKRGINEPDALLDEAITASSDPNAQRVPGDSATTGDTEGSSSSGGESWPKRIQQAVMTGVSYMVPFVAAGGLLLALGFLIGGYDVANGWQAISTGYSLTNLPGHEVLVDGEAVSFDRSGFALYCGAVMFAIGQAAMGFVVAALSGYTAFSLAGRPGIAPGFVGGAISVMLGAGFIGGLITGILAGLVAYWIGNWQVPAWLRSLMPVVIIPLLASLIVGLTMFLLLGRPLEAIMTGLTDWLSSMSGSSAILLGLIIGLMMCFDLGGPVNKAAYLFGTAGLSAGTEASFQIMAAVMLSGMVPPIAMSIATFIRKQLFTPAEQENGKSAWLLGLSFVSEGAIPFAAADPLRVIPSMMAGGAVTGAVSMAFGVGSRAPHGGIFVLFAINPWWGALIALIAGIATSTIVVVALKQFWPNRAVEQAAHENEAKNAAKNSTESTAVTA, encoded by the coding sequence ATGAATAACCCACTGATCACTCAAGAACTTGTCAGTCTCGATGTGGACTTCGGTTCCTCCACGAACGACGTCATTAAGCGCCTAGCAAAATCGATCGCGGACTGCGGTCGAGCCACCGACGCGCACGCGCTCGCGCACGACGCCATCGCACGCGAGACCAAAGCAGGAACCGGAGTCAACGGACAAGTTGCTATTCCGCACTGTCGTTCTGCTGCCGTCATTGAACCAACGCTTGCCTTTGCTAGGCTGACCCGCCCCGTCGATTTCGGCGGACCTGACGGCGATGCGGATCTCGTTTTCCTCATTGCCGCCCCTGACGGCGGAGGCAAGGAGCACCTGAAGATCCTGTCGAAGTTGGCCCGGGCCCTTGTCCGCGGCGAGTTTATTAATCAACTTCGTGGCGCCCGCACAGACGATGAGATTGTTCAGGCGGTTCTCTCGGTGACCAACGCAAAAAAGTCGTCTGCTAAGAAGGCACCGTCGACAAGCACGAGCAATGTGCAGCCCGCTGTCCGCACGATCATTGCTGTAACTGCGTGCCCCACCGGTATTGCCCATACCTACATGGCGGCAGACTCCCTGCAGCAAGCCGCTGACAAGCGTGATGATGTGACTCTGTTTGTTGAAACGCAGGGTTCCTCCGGAGGAGAACAGCTCGATCCCGCAGTGATCGACAGCGCCGATGCGGTTATTTTCGCAGTGGACGTGGCTGTGCGCGACAAGGAGCGCTTCGCCGGAAAGCCTCTCATTCAGTCTCCTGTTAAACGCGGTATCAATGAGCCTGACGCCCTGTTAGACGAAGCAATAACCGCATCTTCTGACCCGAACGCACAACGTGTGCCCGGCGATTCGGCCACCACAGGTGACACGGAAGGAAGCTCGTCGAGCGGTGGGGAAAGTTGGCCGAAGCGCATTCAACAGGCTGTGATGACTGGAGTGTCGTACATGGTTCCGTTTGTTGCGGCTGGCGGTTTGCTTCTAGCCCTCGGCTTCCTCATCGGCGGTTACGATGTGGCTAACGGGTGGCAAGCAATTTCTACCGGTTACTCGCTGACAAATCTTCCCGGCCACGAAGTGCTTGTCGATGGCGAAGCGGTGAGCTTCGACCGCTCTGGGTTCGCACTGTACTGTGGTGCCGTCATGTTTGCGATCGGCCAAGCCGCTATGGGGTTTGTCGTTGCCGCATTATCTGGCTACACCGCGTTCTCCTTAGCTGGCCGCCCCGGGATCGCTCCGGGTTTCGTTGGGGGCGCAATTTCCGTCATGCTAGGTGCGGGATTCATCGGCGGATTGATCACCGGTATCTTGGCTGGCCTGGTCGCCTATTGGATTGGTAATTGGCAGGTTCCGGCTTGGCTTCGCTCCCTTATGCCGGTGGTGATCATCCCGCTACTGGCCTCGCTCATCGTCGGCCTGACTATGTTCTTGCTGCTTGGCCGTCCCCTAGAGGCGATCATGACAGGATTGACGGATTGGTTAAGCTCTATGTCTGGCTCATCAGCCATCCTGCTTGGCCTGATTATCGGTTTGATGATGTGCTTCGATCTCGGTGGGCCCGTAAATAAGGCTGCTTATCTCTTCGGTACTGCAGGCTTGTCTGCAGGGACAGAGGCGAGCTTCCAGATTATGGCGGCAGTCATGCTCTCTGGCATGGTCCCGCCGATCGCGATGTCAATCGCTACTTTCATCCGCAAGCAGCTGTTCACACCTGCGGAGCAGGAAAATGGCAAGTCTGCTTGGTTGTTAGGCTTGTCATTTGTCTCGGAGGGTGCAATCCCGTTCGCTGCGGCGGATCCATTGAGAGTAATCCCGTCCATGATGGCCGGTGGCGCAGTCACCGGTGCGGTCTCGATGGCGTTCGGCGTGGGCTCGCGTGCTCCTCACGGCGGCATTTTCGTCCTGTTTGCGATTAATCCGTGGTGGGGTGCTCTCATCGCGTTGATCGCAGGCATTGCTACGTCCACCATCGTGGTGGTGGCGCTGAAGCAGTTTTGGCCGAACCGCGCTGTGGAACAGGCAGCGCATGAGAACGAGGCCAAGAACGCGGCGAAAAACTCAACGGAATCGACCGCTGTCACCGCATAA